From a single Ignavibacteria bacterium genomic region:
- a CDS encoding nitroreductase family protein gives MEIKEVIERRRSVRHFKPESLPLEDLKELVRLAGLAPSINNAQLWKFVVVTNKDVIAKMSNVVNQKISSLLNSTEDSKGEKIKTTVSHFSTVFTDAPAVIAVQMKSYDAIVDTILEASGMTHEEMNKMRNYPDIQSIGASIENIMLAATGMGYGCCWLTGLLVAREELEPLLGIKEPYRLAACVAVGKPLESLPAREKLPLESILEIIE, from the coding sequence ATGGAGATCAAAGAAGTAATAGAACGCAGAAGAAGTGTCAGGCATTTTAAGCCTGAGAGTCTTCCGCTTGAAGATTTAAAAGAACTGGTAAGACTTGCGGGTCTTGCCCCAAGTATAAATAACGCACAGCTATGGAAATTTGTTGTCGTAACGAATAAAGATGTAATTGCGAAGATGTCGAATGTTGTGAATCAAAAAATATCATCACTTTTGAATTCCACAGAAGACAGCAAAGGTGAGAAGATAAAAACCACCGTTTCACATTTTTCCACAGTCTTTACCGATGCACCTGCAGTTATAGCTGTTCAGATGAAATCGTATGATGCAATTGTTGACACGATTCTCGAAGCATCAGGAATGACACATGAAGAGATGAACAAGATGCGGAACTACCCTGACATCCAGAGCATCGGAGCCTCAATAGAGAACATCATGCTTGCTGCCACAGGAATGGGTTACGGATGTTGCTGGTTGACGGGTCTTCTCGTTGCCCGGGAAGAGCTGGAGCCATTGCTGGGAATCAAGGAGCCATATCGTCTTGCTGCGTGTGTTGCAGTCGGTAAGCCTCTCGAGTCACTTCCTGCGAGGGAAAAACTGCCTCTCGAGTCAATCCTGGAAATAATAGAATAG
- a CDS encoding nucleoside deaminase has translation MKAKNYDEMLQVAIEEARTGLAEGGIPIGGAIFDLEGNLVGRGHNRRIQEGDPSIHGETDAFRKAGRQRTYRDKILVTTLAPCWYCSGLARQFNFRTVIVGESVNFDGGVQWLRESGIEVVDMKSTECIEMLKDYITKNSEIWNEDIGEE, from the coding sequence ATGAAAGCCAAAAATTATGATGAGATGTTGCAGGTTGCAATAGAAGAAGCCAGAACCGGACTTGCTGAAGGTGGAATTCCGATAGGAGGTGCCATTTTCGACCTCGAAGGAAATCTGGTCGGAAGAGGACACAACCGCCGGATTCAGGAAGGCGATCCATCCATCCACGGCGAAACCGATGCATTCAGAAAAGCCGGAAGGCAGCGAACATACCGGGATAAGATTCTTGTAACAACTCTTGCACCCTGTTGGTACTGCTCTGGTCTTGCCAGACAATTCAATTTCAGAACTGTAATTGTCGGTGAGTCTGTAAATTTCGACGGAGGAGTTCAGTGGCTCCGGGAATCGGGAATTGAAGTTGTCGATATGAAATCAACCGAATGCATCGAGATGCTAAAAGACTATATTACAAAAAATTCTGAAATCTGGAACGAGGATATCGGAGAAGAGTAA
- a CDS encoding CoA ester lyase, with protein sequence MHLKASASGADVVMLDLEDSVPLSEKRSARLQVVESINSLDWGNKFLSIRINRPGDRFAYRDIVEIIPFCSDKLDSIVIPKVSSAADIHFVEKLLNSLEDEYSLKNRIFLEPSIEDALGLENVSEIAAASERNITLVFGIADFSSSIGAKFISISGHGENEDTYPGHRWQFVLSSMVVAAKARNLAVIDAPYGNFSDAQGLRKSAELAAALGVDGKWAIHPAQIEIINAVFSPSPQEIERAKRVLDAYENALKEGKGAVELDGRMIDNATIRLAKITLNKI encoded by the coding sequence ATGCACCTGAAAGCTTCGGCTTCAGGTGCAGATGTCGTCATGCTCGACCTCGAAGACAGCGTTCCTCTTTCCGAAAAAAGATCCGCCCGTCTTCAGGTCGTTGAATCAATTAATTCCCTCGACTGGGGAAACAAGTTCCTATCCATCAGGATAAACCGACCTGGAGACCGCTTCGCCTACAGGGACATCGTGGAAATTATCCCCTTCTGCAGCGATAAACTCGATTCCATCGTAATTCCAAAAGTCTCCTCCGCCGCTGATATCCATTTTGTCGAAAAACTTCTGAACTCACTCGAGGATGAATATTCACTCAAAAACAGAATATTCCTTGAGCCTTCAATTGAGGACGCCCTCGGACTGGAAAATGTTTCAGAGATTGCTGCCGCTTCGGAGAGAAATATCACACTCGTCTTTGGAATAGCAGATTTCTCCTCCTCCATCGGTGCCAAATTTATCTCGATTTCCGGTCACGGTGAAAATGAGGATACCTATCCGGGTCACCGCTGGCAGTTCGTCCTATCAAGTATGGTGGTGGCGGCAAAAGCCCGTAATCTCGCCGTTATCGATGCTCCTTATGGCAATTTCAGCGATGCGCAGGGATTGAGAAAATCAGCCGAACTCGCTGCCGCGCTCGGGGTGGATGGAAAGTGGGCTATACATCCTGCTCAGATTGAAATAATCAATGCGGTCTTCTCCCCTTCACCTCAGGAAATTGAACGGGCCAAAAGAGTGCTGGATGCTTATGAAAATGCTTTGAAGGAAGGGAAAGGTGCGGTGGAACTCGACGGCAGAATGATTGACAATGCAACCATCCGCCTTGCAAAAATCACCCTGAACAAAATTTGA
- a CDS encoding glycosyltransferase family 2 protein has product MERQITVFLPYSGGEHTKTTITNLKSTGTVDKIFLLTTQDGLTPLPGAEILKVDSIQSSAGIRAIVANSATPYFAYIKQDTIIEPGQFGFERMLLVADATSASMIYSDYYEIKEGNASPHPVIDYQAGSLRDDFNFGYLMLFNTDLAKKAVEETKDENFSFAGAYSLRLAVSRFGDLVRVGEFLYSSIEHDTRKSGEKLFDYVDPRNRAVQIEMEQACTNYLKSIGALLTPEHFKSIDFSKTDFEFTASVIIPVRNRVTTVADAIQSVLKQKTDFPFNLIIIDNHSTDGTTEKIKEFASDPRLLHLIPERKDLGIGGCWNLGVHHEKCGMFAVQLDSDDLYNDENTLQTVVDTFKKEKCAMVIGTYQMTNFKLEEIPPGIIDHKEWTDDNGPNNALRINGLGAPRAFYTPVLREIKIPNVSYGEDYGVGLAISRQYRIGRIYHPIYLCRRWEGNSDSALSIPQVNAHNYYKDKLRTFELKARMKKLS; this is encoded by the coding sequence CACAGGACGGTCTAACCCCGCTTCCGGGTGCCGAAATTCTAAAGGTTGACTCCATTCAGTCTTCAGCCGGAATAAGAGCAATCGTTGCAAATAGCGCGACTCCTTACTTTGCTTATATTAAGCAGGATACTATCATCGAACCGGGACAGTTCGGATTCGAAAGAATGCTCCTCGTTGCAGACGCAACTTCAGCTTCCATGATTTACTCGGATTACTACGAGATCAAAGAAGGCAACGCCTCACCGCACCCTGTTATCGATTATCAGGCAGGAAGCCTCCGCGATGACTTCAATTTCGGCTACCTTATGCTTTTCAATACAGATCTGGCTAAAAAAGCCGTTGAAGAAACCAAAGACGAAAACTTCTCATTCGCCGGTGCCTACAGCCTTCGCCTCGCTGTTTCAAGGTTTGGTGATCTCGTCAGAGTTGGTGAGTTCCTCTACTCATCAATCGAACACGATACAAGAAAATCGGGAGAAAAACTTTTTGACTATGTAGATCCCCGTAACCGCGCTGTACAGATCGAAATGGAACAGGCATGCACCAATTATCTTAAATCCATAGGTGCACTCCTCACACCCGAACACTTCAAAAGCATCGACTTCTCAAAAACAGATTTTGAGTTCACAGCCTCGGTTATCATTCCTGTTAGAAACAGAGTAACCACTGTTGCCGATGCAATTCAATCAGTATTGAAACAAAAAACAGATTTCCCCTTCAACCTGATCATAATTGATAATCACTCAACCGACGGCACTACAGAGAAAATCAAGGAATTTGCATCCGATCCCAGACTTCTTCACCTCATCCCTGAAAGAAAAGACCTTGGAATTGGCGGTTGCTGGAACCTCGGTGTTCATCATGAAAAGTGTGGCATGTTTGCCGTCCAGCTCGACAGCGATGACCTCTATAACGATGAAAACACGCTGCAAACAGTCGTTGACACTTTCAAAAAAGAAAAATGTGCAATGGTCATAGGTACCTACCAGATGACCAACTTCAAACTGGAAGAGATACCTCCCGGAATCATCGATCATAAGGAATGGACTGATGACAACGGACCAAACAATGCTCTCAGAATCAACGGACTCGGTGCCCCAAGAGCTTTCTACACACCTGTTCTTCGCGAAATAAAAATACCGAATGTCTCCTATGGCGAAGATTACGGAGTCGGTCTCGCGATTTCCAGACAATATCGTATCGGAAGAATTTATCATCCAATCTACCTCTGCCGCAGATGGGAAGGAAATTCAGATTCCGCGCTGAGCATTCCGCAGGTAAATGCACACAACTATTACAAGGATAAACTCCGTACTTTCGAACTTAAGGCGAGGATGAAAAAACTCTCTTGA